The Amphiura filiformis chromosome 12, Afil_fr2py, whole genome shotgun sequence genome includes a region encoding these proteins:
- the LOC140165423 gene encoding uncharacterized protein, with protein sequence MFRAKGASELPGDSKSFPAQKVIDKTAWVKFNVGGSMLETTRKTVDKLQSSFLDLLLDNEIQEIVNPLPEGVYRIDRDPDVFQILLNYGRYGRITGVPDHVTEEFVLQEIEFYKMGHNVKEAVLKYFEQKRKGPNGIRIESVSVTETTFKRKHKHHNSYGILGGGASISCYSSIPGGGTCYADVSTLFQYEKPHSKFPALFRAACMKCGHKVCFADDALIGLEGWCHKCHQCLRCQDILCEPFSSLLDNTTNQKTPRGDQQNGTHDVLQSSLAQEADLIRKTATVVFIHEPPQPSPAVSMPIPGSPTPSDASIGALQNQAALDASRNKLKLPKLPKVMESPRISNSFGRGGPMGSEASMSKMNEYPMSFGEFLSSGKWSL encoded by the exons ATGTTCCGAGCAAAAGGTGCATCAGAACTACCTGGTGATTCTAAATCATTTCCGGCTCAAAAGGTCATCGACAAAACTGCATGGGTCAAATTCAACGTCGGCGGATCTATGCTTGAAACAACCAGAAAAACAGTCGACAAATTACAAAGTTCTTTCTTGGATCTTCTCTTAGATAATGAGATTCAAGAAATTGTCAACCCGCTTCCAGAAGGAGTGTACCGCATTGACCGTGACCCGGATGTGTTTCAGATCCTGTTGAATTATGGGAGATACGGGAGGATTACGGGAGTTCCCGATCACGTGACTGAAGAATTTGTGCTGCAAGAAATTGAGTTTTATAAAATGGGACACAATGTGAAGGAAGCcgtgttgaaatattttgaacaaaagaGAAAAGGTCCGAACGGAATCAGAATCGAGAGTGTCTCAGTAACGGAAACAACTTTTAAAAGAAAACATAAACATCACAACTCCTATGGAATTCTGGGAGGAGGAGCCTCGATTTCGTGTTACTCCAGTATTCCAGGTGGAGGTACATGCTATGCAGATGTGTCGACTCTCTTTCAATATGAAAAACCTCACTCAAAAT TTCCTGCCTTATTCCGAGCTGCTTGTATGAAGTGTGGACACAAAGTATGTTTTGCTGACGATGCACTTATTGGACTAGAG GGTTGGTGTCATAAGTGTCATCAATGTTTACGATGCCAAGATATTCTATGTGAACCATTCAGCTCATTGCTGGATAACACTACAAACCAAAAGACTCCACGCGGGGATCAGCAAAATGGCACACACGACGTTCTGCAATCCTCACTGGCGCAAGAAGCTGATCTAATACGCAAAACAGCAACCGTCGTATTTATCCATGAACCACCGCAACCGTCACCTGCTGTGTCGATGCCGATCCCAGGATCACCGACACCAAGTGATGCATCCATTGGTGCTCTTCAGAATCAGGCGGCGCTGGACGCAAGTCGTAATAAATTAAAGTTACCCAAGCTTCCCAAAGTGATGGAATCCCCACGAATTAGCAATAGTTTTGGACGTGGAGGACCAATGGGTAGTGAGGCGTCAATGTCGAAGATGAATGAGTACCCAATGAGTTTTGGTGAATTTCTAAGCTCAGGAAAATGGTCATTATAA